From one Peptoniphilaceae bacterium AMB_02 genomic stretch:
- a CDS encoding cell wall-binding repeat-containing protein, with protein MKYKLSRYIAVLVLILLMNSTVQADDFYTDIYRISGENRYITAVKLSKENYKNSNTVILASGEAFADAISSSQLARNLRSPILLTNQKEMPTETLNEIKRLKPKKVIVIGGYETVNEEQLSSLDVEIERISGSDRYETSEKILLKLQALYDLDSQMVLVSGKNFQNIVSANQIAISKKIPMLLVGDNLPLRYYGRQFIQVGELDMDSSPIEKITGINPYEISAKCFAMYNNEDLKLTLCNGENYTDAMLAASEESNVLLTNQNYVNVYALDFLKNYNFSKVQILGGEESIEESVMHQIYGLDNKNIKNTKLPDKMTENHEGDIMVLMYHDLNYYNDRYRRTEGAIRADIINLYNRGYLPISIEDYYNNNIDIKEGYTPYVLTFDDGTPSKIALNRDGSLNKICAFSVLKELEKELPNFNAKATIFVSSKYPFGQVDFISQKLYMIIESGMIVGNHTLTHEDFSKHPDKIEEEIALQKHNLESYINTDYNINIFSIPYSVSLSEDEHQRVKKGEHNGINYENKIILGGVPNPTLAPGRFNQEKYIIPRISVPGVATDRKFYDYIKYYDENPDKRYVK; from the coding sequence ATGAAATATAAATTAAGTAGATACATAGCAGTCTTGGTACTTATCTTATTAATGAACAGTACAGTACAGGCTGATGATTTTTATACTGATATTTATAGAATATCCGGTGAGAATAGATATATTACAGCTGTTAAACTTTCAAAAGAAAACTATAAAAATTCAAACACTGTAATTCTAGCCAGTGGTGAAGCATTTGCAGATGCGATTTCCTCATCGCAGTTGGCTCGAAATCTTAGAAGTCCAATACTGCTTACGAATCAAAAAGAAATGCCTACTGAAACACTAAACGAAATAAAGAGGCTAAAGCCTAAAAAAGTGATAGTAATTGGAGGATATGAAACAGTAAATGAAGAACAGCTAAGCAGTTTGGATGTAGAAATTGAAAGAATATCAGGTAGTGACAGGTATGAGACTTCGGAGAAGATTCTCTTAAAACTTCAAGCCCTATACGATTTAGATTCTCAAATGGTATTGGTATCGGGAAAAAACTTTCAGAATATTGTGAGTGCCAATCAAATTGCGATATCTAAAAAGATACCGATGCTACTGGTAGGTGATAATTTGCCGTTAAGATACTATGGTAGACAATTTATTCAAGTCGGTGAATTGGATATGGACTCAAGTCCAATAGAAAAAATTACGGGAATAAATCCATATGAGATTTCGGCTAAGTGCTTTGCGATGTATAATAATGAGGATTTAAAACTGACCTTATGCAATGGTGAAAATTACACCGATGCCATGCTCGCTGCTTCTGAAGAATCGAATGTTCTTTTGACCAATCAAAATTATGTTAATGTTTACGCTTTAGACTTTTTAAAGAATTATAACTTTTCAAAAGTACAGATCTTAGGTGGTGAAGAATCCATAGAAGAATCGGTAATGCACCAGATCTATGGACTTGACAATAAAAACATAAAAAATACAAAACTACCTGATAAAATGACAGAGAATCATGAAGGAGACATAATGGTCTTGATGTATCATGATCTTAACTACTACAATGACAGGTATCGCAGAACTGAAGGGGCAATAAGAGCTGATATTATAAATCTATATAATAGAGGATATCTGCCTATTTCAATAGAAGACTATTATAATAATAATATCGATATAAAAGAGGGATACACACCTTATGTGCTGACTTTTGACGATGGCACCCCGAGTAAAATCGCTTTAAACAGGGACGGCAGCTTAAATAAGATATGTGCATTCTCAGTTTTAAAAGAATTGGAAAAAGAACTTCCTAACTTTAATGCAAAAGCAACTATATTTGTGAGTAGTAAATATCCATTTGGACAGGTAGATTTTATCTCGCAGAAGTTATATATGATAATTGAATCTGGAATGATAGTAGGTAATCATACTTTAACTCATGAGGATTTTAGTAAGCATCCTGATAAAATAGAAGAAGAGATTGCTCTTCAAAAACATAATTTGGAAAGCTATATTAATACCGACTACAATATAAATATATTTTCAATTCCATACAGTGTAAGCCTAAGTGAGGATGAGCATCAAAGAGTAAAAAAAGGCGAACATAATGGGATTAATTATGAGAATAAGATAATATTGGGCGGAGTACCTAATCCTACATTAGCACCGGGAAGATTTAATCAAGAAAAGTACATCATACCGAGAATAAGTGTACCCGGCGTAGCAACAGATAGAAAATTTTATGATTATATTAAATACTATGACGAAAATCCTGACAAGAGATATGTAAAATAA
- the argC gene encoding N-acetyl-gamma-glutamyl-phosphate reductase, with protein sequence MIKVGILGSSGYAGAELVRLLIQHEDVEIVFVDSKDSEDVLFTDLYPNLYKHIDKKFTSLDISDNPYFDEIDLLFCALPHGLTQKAVSAAFKRGLRIIDLSADFRLSDPAVYEKWYDTAHIAKDELKEAVYGLPEIHRSDIPGTNLIANPGCYPTSIILGLYPLFKAGLAPKAPIISDSKSGVSGAGRGLRDGNLYCQATENISPYSVGTHRHIPEIEEQLTKISDNPAKILFTPHLVPMQRGILSTIYLNNEFSISEEDLLKLYGETYKYEAFIRILPPGSTPKTKAVAGSNYCDIAIKVDEVTGYIVIMSAIDNLIKGASGQALQNMNLMFGLDESKGLEQLPLWP encoded by the coding sequence ATGATAAAAGTTGGAATTCTCGGATCCAGTGGGTATGCTGGAGCCGAACTGGTTAGACTTTTGATACAGCACGAGGATGTTGAGATCGTATTTGTCGATTCAAAGGACTCAGAGGATGTTTTGTTTACCGACCTGTATCCAAATCTATATAAGCATATAGATAAAAAGTTTACTTCATTGGACATCTCGGATAATCCATATTTTGATGAGATAGATCTGCTTTTCTGTGCACTACCTCATGGATTGACTCAAAAAGCCGTAAGTGCTGCTTTTAAAAGAGGTTTGAGAATAATCGATCTATCTGCTGATTTTAGATTGTCCGATCCCGCGGTCTATGAAAAATGGTATGATACTGCACATATTGCAAAAGATGAATTAAAAGAGGCTGTTTATGGACTGCCTGAAATCCATAGAAGTGATATCCCCGGTACAAATCTCATAGCAAACCCGGGATGTTATCCTACTTCTATTATTTTAGGCTTGTATCCGTTATTTAAAGCAGGACTAGCCCCAAAAGCACCGATTATTTCTGATAGCAAATCAGGTGTCTCCGGTGCAGGAAGAGGACTCAGAGACGGAAATCTATATTGTCAAGCGACAGAGAATATAAGTCCATATTCAGTAGGAACTCATAGGCATATACCGGAAATAGAAGAGCAATTGACAAAAATATCCGACAATCCTGCCAAGATACTGTTTACACCTCATTTGGTCCCAATGCAAAGAGGAATACTATCGACAATTTATTTAAATAATGAATTCAGCATAAGCGAGGAAGATTTACTTAAACTTTACGGCGAAACCTATAAATATGAAGCCTTTATTAGGATTCTGCCACCGGGTAGTACTCCCAAGACTAAGGCTGTAGCCGGATCAAATTACTGCGACATTGCAATCAAGGTAGACGAGGTTACTGGTTATATAGTAATAATGTCTGCTATTGACAATCTGATTAAAGGAGCCAGCGGTCAAGCCCTTCAAAACATGAATCTAATGTTTGGTTTAGACGAGTCTAAGGGATTGGAACAACTCCCATTATGGCCATAG
- the argB gene encoding acetylglutamate kinase: MRIEDEKKAQILMESLYYIKKFHNKIVVIKYGGHAMINDELKESVIKDIVLLKYIGMNPVIVHGGGPEISYYMNLKGLTPEFVDGLRVTTPEIMKIAEMVLTGSISPDIAALFNANDVLSVSISGKDGKSIRAKIKDPKLGLVGEVTRINTRYILGLIEDGYLPIVSPIAYGENGSSLNINSDEVARRLAAALGADKLIMITDVDGVMRDYKDPSSLIPRMTVADVEKAVEEGIIWGGMIPKLECCTGAVKGGVRRCHIINGKIPHSILLELFTKEGIGTMITDNQRGV; the protein is encoded by the coding sequence ATGAGAATAGAAGATGAAAAAAAAGCCCAGATTTTGATGGAGAGCTTATATTATATTAAAAAATTTCACAATAAAATTGTAGTAATAAAATATGGCGGTCACGCCATGATAAATGATGAATTAAAAGAGTCTGTAATTAAGGATATTGTACTTTTAAAATACATCGGAATGAATCCTGTTATAGTACATGGAGGCGGACCTGAAATATCCTATTACATGAATTTAAAAGGTCTTACACCTGAGTTTGTAGACGGTTTAAGGGTTACGACTCCGGAGATAATGAAAATTGCTGAAATGGTATTAACCGGCAGCATCTCACCAGATATTGCTGCACTATTTAATGCAAATGATGTACTCAGTGTAAGTATAAGCGGGAAAGACGGCAAATCGATTAGAGCAAAAATCAAAGATCCTAAGCTAGGACTGGTTGGAGAAGTAACCAGGATAAATACAAGATATATACTGGGACTGATCGAGGATGGTTATCTACCGATTGTCTCTCCTATTGCATATGGTGAAAACGGATCGAGTTTGAATATAAACTCTGACGAGGTGGCAAGGAGACTTGCTGCTGCTCTAGGTGCAGATAAATTGATTATGATTACTGATGTAGACGGTGTAATGAGAGATTATAAAGATCCAAGTTCTTTAATCCCGAGAATGACTGTAGCAGATGTTGAGAAAGCTGTAGAAGAGGGAATAATCTGGGGCGGTATGATACCTAAACTGGAATGTTGTACCGGCGCAGTCAAAGGCGGAGTCAGAAGATGCCATATTATCAATGGCAAGATTCCACACTCAATACTATTGGAGTTATTTACAAAAGAAGGGATTGGAACCATGATCACCGATAATCAAAGAGGAGTTTAA
- a CDS encoding aspartate aminotransferase family protein, which translates to MKKNTKELKKINTEQLIEDGENYLMNTYGRNPIVFVDGYDSTLVDSKGDEYIDFLSGIAVTSLGYSNEKVKEAMKYQVNTLVHTSNYFYIEPQVELGKLLCENSFADKAFFGNSGAEANEGAVKLARRRAYNKYGAHKHEVIAMKSCFHGRTLATLSITDSEVYRKGYGPHPMGFIFTPFNDVEALRKVIGENTAAVILEPIQGEGGVNPVDAEFLKVARELTSEYDCALIFDEIQCGMGRSGKLFAHQHYGIEPDIMTLAKALGNGVPIGAILAKGDFADVFTPGAHGTTFGGNQIATAAARAVVKEMLDRDIPGLAAETGEYFKSQLLKLKDEFSFVKDVRGMGLILGMELEIKGAPIVKEMLSRKFVINCTHDYVLRFIPPLIITSEEIDSMIENLREIFKSQ; encoded by the coding sequence ATGAAAAAGAATACTAAGGAACTAAAAAAGATAAATACCGAACAATTAATTGAAGATGGAGAAAACTATTTAATGAACACCTACGGGAGAAATCCTATTGTTTTCGTAGATGGATATGACTCAACTCTAGTCGATTCTAAAGGAGATGAGTACATAGACTTCTTATCAGGGATAGCAGTAACCTCCCTTGGGTATAGCAATGAAAAGGTAAAGGAAGCTATGAAGTATCAAGTTAATACCCTCGTTCATACTTCCAACTATTTTTATATCGAACCACAGGTTGAGCTAGGTAAATTATTATGTGAAAACTCATTTGCAGATAAAGCGTTTTTCGGAAATTCAGGTGCTGAAGCTAATGAAGGGGCTGTAAAACTTGCCAGAAGACGAGCTTATAATAAATACGGTGCTCATAAACATGAAGTAATTGCAATGAAGAGCTGTTTCCATGGAAGAACACTGGCAACTTTGAGTATTACTGATAGTGAAGTCTATAGAAAAGGCTATGGACCACATCCGATGGGATTTATTTTCACACCCTTTAACGATGTAGAAGCTTTAAGGAAGGTTATCGGAGAGAATACTGCTGCAGTAATTCTCGAGCCTATACAAGGTGAAGGAGGAGTAAATCCGGTAGATGCAGAATTTTTAAAAGTAGCACGCGAGCTCACAAGTGAGTACGACTGTGCACTAATATTCGATGAGATTCAGTGTGGAATGGGTCGTTCGGGTAAATTATTTGCACATCAGCATTATGGAATAGAACCAGATATCATGACGCTTGCTAAAGCACTCGGCAATGGCGTTCCCATAGGTGCCATCCTGGCAAAAGGTGACTTCGCAGATGTATTTACACCCGGAGCTCATGGAACTACATTTGGTGGAAATCAAATCGCAACTGCAGCTGCACGCGCCGTAGTCAAGGAAATGCTAGATAGAGATATTCCAGGCTTAGCCGCTGAAACCGGAGAATACTTCAAATCTCAACTACTTAAATTAAAAGACGAGTTCAGTTTCGTAAAAGATGTAAGAGGCATGGGCTTAATCCTGGGAATGGAACTCGAGATTAAGGGAGCTCCAATCGTCAAGGAGATGCTCAGCAGGAAATTTGTAATAAACTGTACTCATGACTATGTACTTAGATTTATACCGCCACTAATAATAACCAGTGAAGAAATAGATTCCATGATAGAAAACTTAAGGGAGATTTTTAAGTCACAGTAA
- a CDS encoding MerR family transcriptional regulator codes for MLINEISKKTGLTKKAIDYYTNKGLLEPKVLENGYREYSEKDLENLGRISVLRKLSIGIDEIKLILSNDNPDILSSIAKRRDMDIKREKAKKELLDDLCLNQNYEEIEAKLMGIERGYSIRERLLEAFPGYFGVLIMYNFSKYLDTAIETVKQEKAYKRIIEFLDNCPNLELPEDLKAYLEEQTSSITEEMIMETINGKEEAVQNPNKFFKENAESIEFWNEYKNSDEYKNSPMYRLMEYLNGFYQSAGFVEEFVPALRELSPEYEKYHEQLLKANEWYIENYKQN; via the coding sequence ATGTTGATCAATGAAATCAGTAAAAAAACGGGACTGACCAAAAAAGCCATAGACTATTACACAAATAAAGGCTTATTGGAGCCCAAAGTTCTGGAAAATGGTTACCGAGAATACAGTGAAAAAGATTTGGAAAACTTAGGAAGGATTTCGGTGTTGCGGAAATTATCGATTGGAATCGATGAAATCAAACTGATACTTTCTAATGACAATCCAGATATATTATCCTCTATTGCAAAGAGAAGAGATATGGATATCAAAAGGGAAAAAGCTAAAAAAGAACTTTTAGATGATTTGTGCTTAAATCAAAATTATGAAGAAATAGAAGCTAAACTCATGGGTATTGAAAGGGGATACAGTATTAGAGAAAGACTTCTTGAAGCATTTCCGGGGTATTTTGGCGTACTCATCATGTACAATTTTTCCAAATACCTTGATACTGCTATAGAGACTGTCAAACAGGAAAAAGCATATAAAAGGATTATAGAATTCTTGGATAATTGTCCCAATTTAGAACTTCCGGAGGATTTAAAAGCATACTTGGAAGAGCAGACATCGAGTATTACGGAAGAGATGATTATGGAAACTATTAATGGGAAAGAGGAAGCTGTTCAAAACCCCAATAAATTCTTTAAGGAAAATGCTGAAAGTATAGAGTTTTGGAATGAGTATAAAAATTCTGATGAATATAAAAACAGTCCCATGTACAGATTGATGGAGTATTTAAATGGATTTTATCAAAGTGCGGGATTTGTGGAAGAATTCGTACCGGCTTTAAGAGAACTTAGTCCTGAGTATGAAAAATACCATGAGCAGCTTTTAAAGGCAAATGAATGGTATATTGAAAATTATAAGCAAAATTAA
- the cysK gene encoding cysteine synthase A, which translates to MIYKNVTEIIGNTPMVRLNSLGTNGVEILVKIESRNPGGSIKDRAALKMIQDAEDSGVLKPGGVIIEPTSGNTGIALAMVGAIRGYKVLLVMPETMSIERRKLIMAYGAEILLTPGEEGMIGSVKLAEKLSKENDYYMPYQFENTSNREAHIQYTAMEILRDTKGDIDAFVAGVGTGGTISGVGKRLKEVVSGIKIIAVEPEKSKVLRGAKPNPHGIQGIGANFVPAIYDAAVVGEVVGVKDEDAFETARELAKKEGILCGISSGANVYAAIELSKNMMKGSRIVTVLPDTGERYLSTELFGE; encoded by the coding sequence ATGATTTATAAGAATGTAACTGAAATTATTGGAAATACACCTATGGTGAGATTAAACAGCTTAGGTACAAATGGAGTAGAGATACTTGTAAAGATAGAATCGCGTAATCCCGGAGGAAGTATTAAGGACAGAGCAGCTCTAAAGATGATACAGGATGCTGAAGACTCAGGAGTCTTAAAACCGGGTGGGGTGATTATTGAACCGACAAGCGGCAATACAGGGATAGCACTTGCCATGGTAGGAGCAATTAGAGGCTATAAGGTGTTACTGGTTATGCCGGAGACGATGAGCATTGAAAGAAGAAAACTGATTATGGCATATGGAGCTGAGATACTGCTGACTCCGGGAGAAGAGGGCATGATAGGATCGGTTAAACTTGCAGAAAAATTGTCCAAAGAAAATGATTATTACATGCCCTATCAATTTGAAAATACCTCAAACAGAGAAGCTCATATTCAGTATACTGCGATGGAGATACTAAGAGATACTAAAGGAGATATAGATGCATTTGTAGCCGGAGTCGGAACAGGGGGTACTATCTCGGGAGTTGGAAAAAGACTGAAGGAAGTAGTTAGTGGGATTAAAATAATAGCTGTTGAACCTGAAAAATCAAAGGTACTTAGAGGTGCGAAACCGAATCCACATGGAATTCAGGGAATAGGGGCGAATTTTGTGCCTGCAATCTACGATGCTGCAGTAGTAGGTGAGGTAGTAGGAGTTAAAGATGAAGATGCATTTGAGACGGCTAGGGAATTGGCGAAAAAGGAAGGCATACTTTGCGGTATTTCATCAGGAGCCAATGTATATGCAGCTATAGAGCTATCAAAAAATATGATGAAAGGGAGTAGGATAGTTACGGTGCTGCCGGATACCGGTGAAAGATATCTGAGTACCGAACTGTTTGGTGAGTGA
- a CDS encoding C-GCAxxG-C-C family (seleno)protein, whose amino-acid sequence MLRDVVKKYTADWNTGAPHMYNCAEVMLRSVNEYYDLKLSDRELRMATGFGGGMAVKSVCGILTGSVMGFSTAFANHSAPHKNEILASKSSELMTRFEKRYGSVICDDIKDLGCIDMMLETADMIEEIWGI is encoded by the coding sequence ATGCTTAGAGATGTAGTAAAGAAATATACTGCTGATTGGAATACGGGTGCACCTCATATGTATAATTGTGCGGAGGTCATGCTTCGCAGTGTAAACGAGTACTATGATTTAAAGTTATCGGACCGTGAACTTAGAATGGCAACGGGTTTTGGAGGAGGAATGGCGGTAAAGTCGGTATGCGGGATATTGACGGGTTCTGTGATGGGTTTTTCAACCGCATTTGCAAATCATTCTGCACCTCATAAAAATGAAATTCTGGCCTCAAAATCCTCAGAACTTATGACTAGATTCGAGAAAAGATACGGATCGGTAATCTGTGACGATATAAAGGACTTGGGATGTATTGACATGATGCTTGAAACTGCTGATATGATAGAAGAGATATGGGGTATATAA
- the rarD gene encoding EamA family transporter RarD: MRKGTLYILSCYVLWGLLPIYWKQLSSVDSIYVLASRILWSFVFCMIIILYKKNLGKVARVLKNKKQFTILALAGVMVTINWGLYIIAIHSGHILEGSLAYYMNPIMAIVIGYIVFKERLIAIQWISVLIAAIGVGYSITAYGKVPVFALAIGGSFAIYGALKKKINCDSDIALFIETLAVLPIAILIMIWKTSSGSVNFEALTGFKILLLPLSGAITSIPLIFFAEGMKTTSLATSGILMYVNPTLQLLVGVLIYGEEFTKANLITFVFVWLALILYLVSIIGRIRAVESNLQNVQEENINA; encoded by the coding sequence ATGAGAAAAGGAACTTTGTATATACTAAGCTGTTATGTATTATGGGGGTTATTGCCCATTTACTGGAAACAGCTTTCATCTGTGGATTCTATTTATGTATTGGCATCCAGGATATTATGGTCTTTTGTGTTTTGCATGATTATAATTTTATATAAAAAGAATCTAGGTAAGGTAGCCAGGGTATTGAAGAACAAAAAACAGTTCACGATACTTGCGCTTGCAGGAGTCATGGTAACCATTAACTGGGGACTATATATAATAGCCATACATAGCGGGCATATTCTCGAAGGAAGTCTAGCTTATTATATGAATCCAATAATGGCAATAGTCATCGGCTATATAGTATTTAAAGAAAGACTGATAGCCATACAGTGGATTTCAGTGCTTATTGCAGCCATAGGGGTTGGTTATTCTATAACAGCATATGGAAAAGTACCTGTATTTGCATTGGCAATAGGAGGATCTTTTGCGATTTATGGAGCTTTGAAAAAGAAAATAAACTGCGACAGTGATATTGCCTTATTTATAGAAACCCTTGCTGTACTCCCCATTGCAATACTTATTATGATTTGGAAGACGAGCTCCGGAAGTGTGAACTTTGAGGCTTTGACCGGTTTTAAAATATTACTTCTTCCGCTTTCAGGTGCTATAACATCCATACCACTAATTTTTTTTGCAGAGGGAATGAAGACCACATCACTTGCAACTTCCGGGATATTAATGTATGTAAATCCCACATTGCAATTATTGGTAGGTGTACTAATATATGGTGAGGAATTTACCAAAGCGAATCTTATCACTTTCGTATTTGTATGGTTAGCATTAATACTTTATCTTGTCTCAATAATAGGTAGAATTAGAGCTGTAGAAAGTAATTTACAAAATGTACAGGAGGAGAACATAAATGCTTAG
- a CDS encoding RtcB family protein — MNIISRFIDIKGRYTDAIIFTSDVDRETLSQIENLLDHKMVEGQIVRIMPDCHAGLGCVIGTTMTISDKVVPNLVGVDIGCGMLTSKLANSNINFEELDSFIRREIPAGFNIRNKVHPNMRELDIKKLRALRYIDYERAIHSVGTLGGGNHFIEVGKDSNGVLYLVVHTGSRHLGSQVAEHYQRLAIKTTMENLKEEKEKELLELNPKVNLKKELRRFEKKISGTEKQLMYLENKNMDDYLHDMKLVQKYASLNRRTITEIIAKGLGLEIRESFETIHNYIDLDEMILRKGAISAKKGELVLIPMNMRDGSLFCRGKGNPVWNNSAPHGAGRLMSRKDARDSFKLEDFKNKMEGIYTTSVSKATLDEDPDAYKPMESIIEAIDDTVEIIDRLIPVYNFKSN; from the coding sequence GTGAATATAATCAGTAGGTTTATCGATATTAAAGGTAGGTATACAGATGCCATTATTTTTACAAGTGATGTAGATCGGGAGACTTTGTCTCAGATAGAAAACCTTTTGGATCACAAGATGGTAGAGGGTCAAATAGTTAGAATAATGCCTGACTGTCATGCCGGATTGGGATGTGTCATTGGTACGACTATGACCATTAGCGATAAAGTGGTGCCAAATCTGGTAGGAGTAGATATTGGCTGCGGTATGCTGACGTCCAAACTCGCCAATTCCAATATTAATTTTGAAGAACTGGATTCATTTATCAGGAGAGAAATCCCTGCAGGATTCAATATCAGAAATAAAGTGCACCCCAATATGAGAGAACTGGATATTAAGAAATTAAGAGCGCTTAGATACATTGATTATGAAAGAGCAATACATTCAGTCGGAACTCTTGGCGGAGGCAACCACTTTATTGAGGTCGGTAAAGACTCAAATGGTGTTTTATACTTGGTAGTACACACCGGTTCCAGACATTTAGGATCTCAAGTAGCTGAACACTATCAGAGGCTTGCCATAAAAACTACCATGGAGAATTTAAAAGAGGAAAAGGAAAAGGAATTACTGGAATTAAATCCGAAGGTAAATCTTAAAAAAGAGTTAAGGAGATTTGAAAAGAAGATTTCCGGAACCGAAAAGCAGTTGATGTATCTTGAGAACAAAAATATGGATGATTATCTTCATGATATGAAACTGGTTCAAAAGTATGCCTCACTCAATCGGAGGACGATAACTGAAATAATTGCCAAGGGGCTGGGGTTGGAAATCAGAGAAAGCTTTGAGACTATTCACAATTATATAGACTTAGATGAAATGATTTTACGAAAGGGAGCCATTTCAGCTAAGAAAGGCGAGCTTGTACTGATACCGATGAATATGAGAGACGGTTCGCTGTTTTGTAGAGGCAAGGGAAATCCGGTATGGAATAATTCAGCACCTCATGGAGCAGGTAGGCTTATGAGTAGAAAAGATGCAAGAGACAGCTTTAAACTGGAGGACTTTAAAAATAAAATGGAGGGTATATATACTACCTCTGTTTCAAAGGCAACCTTGGATGAAGATCCGGATGCTTACAAACCAATGGAAAGTATAATAGAAGCCATAGATGATACGGTTGAAATAATTGACAGATTGATTCCCGTCTATAATTTTAAAAGTAATTAA
- a CDS encoding SIS domain-containing protein, which yields MFKFDESTLEKYGAKTTYDEIIQQPELWRETKSIYDENIDAITAFLDSIVSDQELRVIFTGAGTSEYAGNLICDYLNSKRSYSFESIGTTDLVSNPHLYFRKEVPTLLVSFARSGNSPESLAALDLANSLVNNIYHLAITCAREGKLAVNLSDKDNAYVLLMPDKSNDRGFAMTGSFTCMVLSALLIFDKAAKAEVNSIVENIIDAAEDAISKQDKLEEIVSFDFNRIVYLGSGPLYKLANEARLKILELTAGQVVTCNESSMGFRHGPKSFIDENTFIVSFLSSDDYTRKYDLDILEEIYADGIAKKILSLSSMDLDLKWDNLKLDISNNIPDVYLALPYVIIAQLIALMTAIRIGNTPDNPSKTGTVNRVVKGVIIHEL from the coding sequence TTGTTTAAATTTGATGAAAGTACGCTTGAAAAATATGGTGCAAAAACCACCTATGATGAAATAATACAGCAGCCTGAGCTATGGAGGGAGACAAAAAGCATTTACGATGAAAATATCGATGCCATAACTGCTTTTTTGGATTCCATAGTTTCAGACCAAGAGCTTAGGGTTATTTTTACCGGAGCAGGAACCTCAGAGTATGCAGGAAATTTAATATGTGATTATTTAAATTCAAAAAGATCATACTCTTTTGAGTCTATCGGTACAACCGACTTGGTTTCAAATCCGCATTTATACTTTAGAAAAGAGGTTCCAACTTTACTGGTTTCTTTTGCCAGAAGTGGAAACAGCCCTGAAAGTTTAGCAGCTCTTGATTTGGCCAATAGCCTTGTAAATAATATCTACCATTTGGCAATTACCTGTGCACGCGAGGGAAAACTTGCAGTAAATCTAAGCGATAAGGATAATGCATATGTGCTTCTAATGCCGGATAAGTCAAATGATCGTGGTTTTGCAATGACAGGTTCTTTTACCTGCATGGTTCTAAGTGCACTGCTTATTTTTGATAAAGCAGCTAAAGCTGAAGTGAATTCTATAGTCGAGAATATTATAGATGCAGCTGAAGATGCAATTTCAAAACAGGATAAACTCGAAGAAATTGTAAGTTTTGATTTTAATAGAATAGTTTATCTGGGTTCAGGACCTCTTTATAAACTTGCAAATGAGGCAAGGCTTAAGATACTTGAACTGACAGCCGGTCAAGTAGTGACCTGTAATGAAAGCAGCATGGGTTTCAGACATGGTCCCAAGTCATTTATAGATGAAAACACTTTTATCGTTTCATTCCTTTCAAGTGATGACTATACTAGAAAATATGATTTAGATATTTTAGAAGAAATATATGCAGATGGTATTGCTAAAAAAATACTTTCCCTTTCATCCATGGATCTCGATTTGAAATGGGACAATTTAAAGCTGGATATTTCGAATAATATTCCTGATGTATACCTGGCACTGCCATATGTAATAATTGCTCAGTTAATTGCACTTATGACAGCTATAAGAATTGGAAACACTCCCGACAATCCTTCTAAGACGGGAACGGTAAATAGAGTTGTCAAGGGCGTAATTATTCATGAATTATAA